In Campylobacter suis, the following proteins share a genomic window:
- the purS gene encoding phosphoribosylformylglycinamidine synthase subunit PurS — MKAVINISLKNGVLDPAGKATEHALGSLGFSNVSEVRIGKQIVLNIEALTKDDAKKQLETMCEELLANTVIEDYEIVL, encoded by the coding sequence ATGAAAGCAGTTATAAATATCTCACTAAAAAATGGCGTTCTTGACCCAGCTGGTAAAGCTACTGAGCATGCGCTTGGCTCACTTGGCTTTAGTAATGTATCAGAAGTTAGGATAGGCAAGCAAATCGTTTTAAATATCGAGGCTTTAACAAAAGATGATGCTAAAAAGCAGCTTGAGACGATGTGTGAAGAGCTTCTTGCAAATACTGTTATTGAAGATTATGAGATAGTACTATGA